The following coding sequences lie in one Oncorhynchus nerka isolate Pitt River linkage group LG14, Oner_Uvic_2.0, whole genome shotgun sequence genomic window:
- the LOC115141797 gene encoding claudin-4-like, which translates to MKRQLELAALGLGITGWLCAILTRCLPLWKVSGTLDNSTATLPAYWDGVWLEWDHWDLNHDGSLHCSFYQSLLSLSGNFQTWRSLIMASIGAGAFAVVISIIGEVWFPKRNQVKVVSGVVFVLSGILLLVPVAWTCHHTNEPLEGAVVLRRDWGAALYIGWISFSLTVVGGGFLSTRCLTFQQQDESERGSYPPGYPVAEQEPTNPLDTIHRTAFRHSQYARATTQPS; encoded by the coding sequence ATGAAGCGGCAGTTGGAGCTAGCGGCATTGGGCCTGGGCATTACAGGCTGGCTGTGCGCCATCCTCACCCGCTGCCTGCCCCTGTGGAAAGTCAGCGGCACTCTGGACAACTCCACAGCCACGCTGCCAGCATACTGGGATGGGGTGTGGCTGGAATGGGACCACTGGGACCTCAACCATGACGGTAGCCTCCACTGCTCCTTCTACCAGTCTTTGTTATCCCTCTCTGGAAACTTCCAAACATGGAGAAGCTTGATCATGGCTTCTATAGGTGCTGGAGCTTTTGCTGTGGTCATCAGTATCATTGGAGAGGTGTGGTTTCCGAAAAGGAATCAGGTGAAAGTTGTCTCCGGTGTGGTGTTTGTGCTGTCTGGAATACTGCTGCTTGTCCCTGTCGCTTGGACCTGCCACCACACTAATGAGCCACTGGAGGGCGCTGTGgtgctgaggagagactggggagctGCTCTGTACATAGGATGGATCTCCTTCTCTCTGACGGTAGTAGGGGGAGGGTTTCTCAGTACTAGATGCCTCACGTTCCAGCAGCAGGATGAGTCAGAAAGAGGGAGTTACCCTCCAGGTTATCCTGTGGCAGAGCAGGAGCCAACCAACCCCCTGGATACTATCCACAGGACTGCTTTTAGACACAGCCAGTATGCTCGGGCAACAACACAGCCTTCATGA
- the LOC115141799 gene encoding ribosome maturation protein SBDS-like, translating to MSIFTPTNQIRLTNVAVVRMKKGGKRFEIACYKNKVMSWRSGAEKDLDEVLQTSSVFNNVSKGQVAKKDDLSKAFGTDDLTEICKEILAKGELQVSDKERQSQLETSFRDIATIVAEKCVNPETKRPYTVNLIERAMKDIHYSVKANKSTKQQALEVIRQLKDSIEIQRAHMRLRLVLPAKEGKRLKEKLKPLLKVVESEDFDDQLEMVCLVDPGCFREIDELIRCETKGKGSLEVLSLKDVEEGDERLE from the exons ATGTCTATATTTACACCAACAAACCAGATCCGACTCACAAATGTGGCGGTGGTGAGGATGAAAAAGGGAGGAAAACGATTTGAAATCGCCTGCTACAAAAATAAAGTGATGAGCTGGAGATCTGGAGC AGAGAAGGACCTGGATGAAGTGTTGCAGACCAGTTCTGTTTTCAATAATGTTTCCAAGGGTCAGGTTGCCAAGAAAGATGATCTGTCAAAAGCCTTTGGAACAGATGACCTGACAGAGATATGCAAAGAA ATTTTAGCTAAAGGAGAACTCCAGGTTTCAGATAAGGAGAGGCAGAGCCAGTTAGAGACGAGTTTCAGAGACATTGCAACCATCGTGGCGGAGAAGTGTGTGAACCCAGAGACCAAGCGACCATACACAGTCAACCTCATAGAGCGGGCCATGAAGGATATCCACTACTCTGTCAAGGCCAACAAGAGCACCAAGCAGCAG GCTCTGGAGGTGATCAGGCAGCTGAAGGATTCCATAGAGATCCAGAGGGCCCACATGAGGCTGAGGCTGGTGCTGCCGGCCAAGGAGGGCAAGAGGCTGAAGGAGAAACTCAAACCCCTCCTCAAGGTGGTGGAAAGTGAAGACTTTGACGACCAGCTagagatg gtATGTCTGGTGGACCCAGGCTGCTTCAGGGAGATAGATGAGTTGATCCGCTGTGAGACGAAAGGTAAAGGTTCCCTGGAGGTGCTCAGTCTGAAGGATGTGGAAGAGGGAGACGAGAGGCTGGAATAA
- the LOC115141798 gene encoding claudin-4-like, with amino-acid sequence MAVEELGITLSMVGLTGTILICALPMWKVTAFIGTHLVVMQVFWEGLWMTCVSETTGQMQCKIYDALLDLSPDLQAARGLIVISMVLGCLAFLVFLLGARCTNCLSHPRVKACMVQAAGITFTLAGLSIIVAVSWTAQSIIRDFYNPRVPEVLKKEMGAAIYVGWVTSGFLFCGGGVLCTRCPPGGREGRHGSSNRYTLARMPTHTHSSYAIKNYV; translated from the coding sequence atggctgtggaggagctggGCATCACCTTGTCCATGGTGGGCCTAACAGGCACCATCCTGATCTGCGCCCTGCCCATGTGGAAGGTCACAGCGTTCATCGGCACCCACCTGGTGGTCATGCAGGTGTTCTGGGAGGGCCTGTGGATGACCTGTGTGTCTGAAACCACGGGACAGATGCAGTGTAAGATCTACGACGCTCTTCTAGACCTGTCCCCTGACCTCCAGGCGGCCCGGGGCCTCATTGTCATCAGCATGGTACTGGGCTGCCTGGCGTTCCTCGTCTTCCTCCTGGGGGCTAGGTGTACCAACTGCCTGAGCCATCCCAGGGTCAAAGCCTGCATGGTGCAGGCCGCAGGGATCACCTTTACCCTGGCTGGGTTAAGCATCATAGTGGCTGTGTCCTGGACAGCCCAGTCTATCATTAGGGACTTCTATAATCCGCGGGTCCCTGAGGTGCTGAAGAAGGAGATGGGGGCGGCCATCTATGTGGGCTGGGTGACCTCTGGGTTCCTGTTCTGTGGAGGAGGGGTGCTGTGTACCAGATGTCCTccaggggggagagagggcaggcaTGGTTCCAGCAATAGGTACACCCTGGCTAGGATGCCCACTCACACTCACAGCAGCTACGCCATAAAGAACTATGTGTGA